The following are encoded together in the Myxococcus xanthus genome:
- a CDS encoding DUF4139 domain-containing protein, producing the protein MLVVTSNLEAVTVHAEGALCTRVATIPTAGGMLPTQVRINGLPLSLQPGSLRASVVHGPSGLAVRDLRPTYDVQLPPEVDVPAEHRALEEAEHRLSDLTQQLARVGQELDALSKLSPGFPPRPKEAQEPRDAPVSAMLSLMSFVDTELAALHSRKLDLERQQRDAEAELRLRRNRVAEASSSVRGQRARVYRAVVLTLSGPLPADPGARLALEYAVQGARWVPTYDLRLPRTLEEGTLRMRASVLQRTGEDWTGVKLAVSTADLARHAEVPELKALRIGRHQPAPARSGWREAPPGLDELFAGYDATRSPTPVQPELLAEPEPMPAGLEQPQKNKRSAVPIAPKPDFAMPEAAAPPPPPAAAPRSAPMRPSAAAPEDEETTSRARARGGGLMSRARRPPPPAELEEAPESSFDDDADGLSMDTASLGGGGGGGERTPPRQEPSDALLDYDRLTMPPADDQGARGRLQPRPGHVTQELVALAEVHAQIDITVRVALSLQETSSIWAAPAPAWSQPPRTSSPHFDARFDVETRADVPSDGAWHTVPVLSVPVGLSAEYVCVPSVESRAFRTVRVENRTPYPLLAGPVDVTLENEFLMTSPLPTMAPGSTQRLGLGVEESIKVARNTRFDEAMGGMFGGSTMLTHHVSVELANRLSNRVLVEVCERVPTVPVNTEKDIKVEELEVAPLWQKRLPLPGEAKVEGERAWRVVLQPGEAQTLKATWTVKIPGNKMLGGGNRRT; encoded by the coding sequence ATGCTCGTCGTCACATCGAACCTCGAAGCCGTCACCGTCCACGCGGAGGGGGCGCTTTGTACGCGGGTCGCCACGATTCCCACGGCGGGAGGGATGTTGCCCACGCAGGTGCGAATCAATGGACTGCCCCTGTCGTTGCAACCCGGCTCGCTCCGGGCGTCCGTGGTGCACGGCCCGTCGGGACTCGCCGTGCGCGACCTTCGTCCCACCTATGACGTCCAGCTTCCGCCAGAAGTCGACGTGCCCGCGGAGCACCGCGCCTTGGAGGAAGCCGAGCACCGCCTCTCCGACCTCACCCAACAGCTCGCGCGCGTGGGTCAGGAACTGGATGCGCTGTCGAAGCTGTCCCCCGGGTTTCCGCCCCGGCCGAAGGAAGCGCAGGAGCCCCGGGACGCCCCCGTGTCCGCGATGCTGTCGCTCATGTCCTTCGTGGACACCGAGCTCGCCGCGCTCCATTCGCGGAAGCTGGACCTGGAGCGGCAGCAGCGTGACGCCGAAGCCGAGCTGCGCTTGCGGCGCAACCGCGTCGCCGAAGCCTCTTCGTCCGTGCGAGGCCAGCGCGCCCGCGTGTACCGCGCGGTCGTGCTGACGCTGTCGGGCCCCCTTCCCGCGGATCCGGGGGCGCGGCTCGCGCTCGAATACGCCGTCCAGGGGGCGCGCTGGGTGCCCACCTACGACTTGCGCCTGCCGCGAACGCTGGAAGAGGGAACGCTGCGCATGCGCGCCTCCGTGCTCCAGCGCACCGGCGAGGACTGGACGGGGGTGAAGCTCGCCGTCTCCACCGCGGACCTCGCCCGGCATGCGGAAGTCCCCGAGCTGAAGGCGCTGCGCATTGGCCGCCATCAACCGGCTCCCGCGCGTTCGGGCTGGAGGGAGGCGCCACCGGGGCTCGATGAGCTGTTCGCGGGCTACGACGCCACGCGGTCGCCCACGCCGGTTCAGCCTGAGCTCCTAGCCGAACCCGAGCCCATGCCCGCCGGCCTCGAGCAGCCCCAGAAGAACAAGCGCAGTGCCGTGCCCATCGCGCCCAAGCCCGACTTCGCCATGCCGGAAGCGGCCGCGCCACCGCCTCCGCCGGCGGCGGCCCCTCGAAGTGCTCCGATGCGTCCCAGTGCCGCTGCCCCCGAGGACGAGGAGACGACATCGCGAGCGCGAGCGCGAGGCGGTGGCTTGATGTCGCGCGCGCGCCGACCGCCACCTCCGGCCGAACTCGAGGAGGCGCCCGAGAGTTCATTCGACGATGACGCAGACGGGCTCAGCATGGATACCGCCTCGCTGGGCGGTGGTGGTGGTGGCGGCGAGCGAACACCTCCGAGGCAGGAGCCCTCCGACGCATTGTTGGACTACGACCGCCTGACCATGCCGCCCGCGGATGACCAGGGCGCGCGTGGCAGGCTGCAACCGCGCCCCGGGCACGTCACCCAGGAGCTGGTGGCCCTGGCGGAGGTCCACGCGCAGATCGACATCACCGTGCGAGTCGCCCTGAGTCTGCAGGAGACCTCTTCCATATGGGCGGCCCCCGCGCCGGCGTGGTCCCAGCCGCCACGCACGTCCTCGCCTCACTTCGATGCGCGCTTCGATGTAGAGACGCGCGCGGACGTGCCTTCGGATGGAGCGTGGCACACCGTGCCGGTGTTGTCCGTGCCAGTGGGGCTGTCCGCGGAATACGTCTGCGTCCCCTCCGTGGAGTCGCGTGCGTTCCGCACGGTGCGCGTGGAGAACCGGACGCCGTATCCGCTGCTGGCGGGTCCCGTGGACGTCACGCTGGAGAACGAGTTCCTGATGACGTCCCCCCTGCCCACCATGGCCCCGGGCTCGACGCAGCGGCTGGGGCTCGGTGTGGAGGAATCCATCAAGGTCGCGCGCAACACGCGGTTCGACGAGGCCATGGGCGGCATGTTCGGCGGCTCGACGATGCTGACGCACCACGTGTCGGTGGAGCTGGCCAACCGGCTCAGCAATCGCGTCCTGGTCGAGGTGTGCGAGCGCGTGCCCACCGTTCCCGTCAATACGGAGAAGGACATCAAGGTGGAGGAATTGGAAGTGGCCCCGCTCTGGCAGAAGCGCCTGCCCTTGCCCGGTGAAGCGAAGGTGGAGGGCGAGCGGGCGTGGCGCGTGGTGCTCCAGCCAGGTGAAGCGCAGACGCTGAAGGCGACATGGACGGTCAAGATTCCGGGCAACAAGATGCTCGGCGGCGGCAACCGGAGGACATGA
- the recG gene encoding ATP-dependent DNA helicase RecG, translating to MNHPLASLVGPLRYVCQRDFAMLATVKSLRPVLERALAGASGVDARALDHLRAALPDVDHAMPERRKAALRRVVAGLKVSGVELPAELHGVTMEGAVPARPRSTQGAPVGAGGTTPPGYVPPWKSAEPLPTSGPRPDAPRGPASRGASAPARGSGVEGPMPRMSPDAPRGRQAGMDSELLPARPPRMAPTTQPPQANVTAPQPATGRQGAPSSRAKPGLRQAALDTGPEAVPGAKTRKEKAQRKKKRAVAAEASRSEAKLLSIAPRSGPLASPLKTLGKRLGPRLVSALDKKGLRRMGDILFMLPRCYEDRRQLRTIAELEPGERGVTVGIVKVADFVPGRQGRRMFRAVVGDRSGSIAATYFNAGPWLKSRFTVGKRIVLSGEVRATMSGREMPHPEIEPAEDIESTTSVHFNRIVPVYPGFERGEQRSFRELTSRVGEQYAHELDDPLPADLRRRLDLMGLPDALRFIHFPPGDADLEALDAHQSPAHRRLAFDELFFLQLGMALKRQGVKAEVGISFDVSEPRLAKARNALPFQLTGAQARVVEELCWDMARPEPMNRLVQGDVGSGKTAVAMVSALIALQAGYQVAVMAPTEILAEQHERNFRKVMEPLGYRVGLVSAAGTAKAKRQVREAVARGEVHLAVGTHALLQADVSFDRLGLVVIDEQHRFGVLQRHTLMSKGPKPDVLVMTATPIPRTLAMTLYGDLDLSVIDQLPPGRTPIQTRVFNDKQRALVYESVGAQLAKGHQAYVVYPLVEESEKLDLEDATRGVEKLRKVFPDAKVGLLHGRMKAEEKDSVMEDFREKRLHLLVCTTVVEVGVDVPNASVMVVESAERFGLSQLHQLRGRVGRGAAASFCHLVAGSARSWESAERLTVMEQSSDGFVIAEKDLEIRGPGEFLGTRQSGLPELAVANLARDGDLLSMAQSEARRILEKDPDMKAKENQGLVKALEERWEGRLALARVG from the coding sequence GTGAACCACCCGCTCGCCAGCCTTGTTGGACCCCTCCGGTACGTGTGCCAGCGCGACTTCGCGATGCTGGCCACGGTGAAGTCGTTGCGCCCGGTGTTGGAGCGCGCGCTGGCGGGGGCCAGTGGCGTGGATGCACGGGCACTGGACCACTTGAGGGCCGCGCTGCCCGACGTGGACCACGCCATGCCCGAGCGCCGCAAGGCCGCGCTGCGGCGAGTCGTGGCCGGGCTGAAGGTCAGCGGGGTGGAGCTGCCCGCGGAGTTGCACGGCGTGACGATGGAGGGTGCGGTTCCGGCTCGGCCGAGGTCCACACAGGGCGCTCCGGTGGGTGCGGGAGGCACGACGCCTCCGGGGTATGTGCCGCCCTGGAAATCGGCGGAGCCACTGCCCACGTCGGGCCCGCGGCCGGACGCACCTCGAGGACCGGCTTCGCGTGGAGCCTCGGCCCCTGCGCGCGGGAGCGGCGTTGAGGGCCCCATGCCGCGCATGAGTCCTGATGCGCCGCGGGGGCGTCAGGCCGGAATGGACTCGGAGCTCCTGCCTGCCCGTCCACCGCGGATGGCGCCGACGACGCAGCCTCCGCAGGCGAACGTCACCGCGCCGCAGCCCGCCACCGGGCGGCAGGGCGCGCCGTCGTCTCGGGCGAAGCCGGGGCTCCGTCAGGCCGCGCTCGACACGGGGCCAGAGGCGGTTCCCGGAGCGAAGACGCGCAAGGAGAAGGCCCAGCGAAAGAAGAAGCGGGCGGTCGCGGCGGAGGCCTCTCGCTCCGAGGCGAAGCTCCTCTCCATCGCGCCGCGCTCCGGGCCGCTGGCGTCGCCGCTGAAGACGCTGGGCAAGCGGCTGGGACCCAGGCTCGTCTCGGCGCTCGACAAGAAGGGGCTGCGCCGCATGGGCGACATCCTCTTCATGCTGCCGCGCTGCTACGAGGACCGCCGCCAGTTGCGCACCATCGCCGAACTGGAGCCCGGCGAGCGAGGCGTCACGGTGGGCATCGTCAAGGTGGCCGACTTCGTGCCGGGCCGTCAGGGCCGGCGCATGTTCCGCGCCGTCGTGGGGGACCGCTCGGGCAGCATCGCCGCCACGTACTTCAACGCGGGCCCCTGGTTGAAGAGCCGGTTCACCGTGGGCAAGCGCATCGTCCTCTCCGGCGAGGTCCGCGCCACCATGTCGGGCCGGGAGATGCCCCATCCGGAAATCGAACCGGCGGAGGACATCGAGTCCACGACGTCGGTCCACTTCAACCGCATCGTCCCCGTGTATCCGGGCTTCGAGCGCGGCGAGCAGCGCTCGTTCCGCGAGCTGACCTCCCGCGTGGGCGAGCAGTACGCGCACGAACTGGATGACCCGCTGCCCGCCGACCTGCGCCGCCGCTTGGACCTGATGGGCCTGCCGGACGCGCTGCGCTTCATCCACTTCCCGCCAGGGGACGCGGACCTGGAGGCGCTCGATGCGCACCAGAGCCCCGCGCACCGGCGGCTCGCCTTCGACGAGCTGTTCTTCCTCCAACTGGGCATGGCGCTCAAGCGGCAGGGCGTGAAGGCGGAGGTCGGCATCTCCTTCGACGTGTCCGAGCCCCGGCTGGCGAAGGCGCGCAACGCGCTGCCGTTCCAGCTCACCGGCGCGCAGGCGCGGGTGGTGGAGGAGCTCTGCTGGGACATGGCGCGCCCGGAGCCCATGAACCGGCTGGTCCAGGGAGACGTGGGCAGCGGCAAGACGGCGGTGGCCATGGTCTCCGCCCTCATCGCGCTGCAGGCCGGCTACCAGGTGGCCGTCATGGCGCCCACGGAAATCCTCGCTGAGCAGCACGAGCGCAACTTCCGCAAGGTGATGGAGCCGCTGGGCTACCGCGTGGGCCTGGTGAGCGCGGCGGGCACGGCGAAGGCCAAGCGCCAGGTGCGCGAGGCCGTGGCCCGAGGCGAAGTTCATCTGGCCGTGGGCACGCACGCGCTCCTTCAGGCAGACGTCTCTTTCGACCGCCTGGGCCTGGTCGTCATCGACGAACAGCACCGCTTCGGCGTGCTCCAGCGCCACACGCTGATGAGCAAGGGGCCCAAGCCGGATGTGCTGGTGATGACGGCCACGCCCATTCCCCGCACGCTGGCCATGACGCTGTACGGCGACCTGGACTTGTCCGTCATCGACCAGCTTCCGCCGGGCCGCACGCCCATTCAGACGCGGGTGTTCAACGACAAGCAGCGCGCGCTCGTCTATGAGTCCGTGGGCGCGCAACTGGCCAAGGGGCACCAGGCCTACGTCGTCTACCCGCTGGTGGAGGAGTCGGAGAAGCTGGACCTGGAGGACGCCACGCGCGGCGTGGAGAAGCTCCGGAAGGTGTTCCCCGACGCGAAGGTGGGGCTGCTGCACGGACGGATGAAGGCGGAGGAGAAGGACTCCGTCATGGAGGACTTCCGCGAGAAGCGCCTGCACCTGCTCGTCTGCACCACGGTGGTGGAGGTGGGCGTGGACGTGCCCAACGCCTCCGTGATGGTGGTGGAATCCGCCGAGCGCTTCGGCCTGTCACAGCTTCACCAGCTCCGGGGCCGGGTGGGGCGCGGCGCGGCGGCGAGTTTCTGCCACCTGGTGGCCGGAAGCGCCCGCTCCTGGGAGTCCGCCGAGCGCCTGACGGTGATGGAGCAGAGCAGCGACGGCTTCGTCATCGCGGAGAAGGACCTGGAGATTCGAGGCCCGGGTGAATTCCTGGGCACGCGCCAGAGTGGCCTGCCCGAGCTCGCGGTGGCCAACCTGGCGCGGGATGGCGACCTGCTCTCCATGGCGCAGTCCGAGGCCCGGCGCATCCTGGAGAAGGACCCGGACATGAAGGCGAAGGAGAACCAGGGCCTCGTGAAGGCGCTCGAGGAACGCTGGGAAGGGCGGCTCGCGCTCGCACGGGTGGGGTAG
- the greA gene encoding transcription elongation factor GreA: MSSGSDNIPMTPSGLRKLKEELKHLQSVERGKISREIEVARAHGDLRENAEYHAAKEKQSHIEGRILTLNDWIARAEVIDPKKLGGDKVIFGATVDLLDTETDKPVSYRLVGEIEADLKKRWIAVTSPVARALIGKKVGDIATVQSPGGVRELEVQEIRFEEPEEEAPASGS, encoded by the coding sequence ATGAGCAGCGGGAGCGACAACATCCCGATGACCCCGTCCGGACTGCGCAAGCTGAAGGAGGAACTGAAGCACCTCCAGTCCGTCGAGCGGGGGAAGATCTCGCGCGAGATCGAGGTCGCTCGCGCACATGGTGACCTGCGTGAGAACGCGGAGTACCACGCGGCGAAGGAGAAACAGTCGCACATCGAGGGGCGCATCCTGACCCTCAACGACTGGATTGCCCGCGCGGAGGTCATCGACCCAAAGAAGCTCGGCGGCGACAAGGTCATTTTCGGGGCGACGGTGGACCTGCTCGATACCGAAACCGACAAGCCGGTGAGCTACCGGCTCGTGGGGGAGATCGAGGCAGACCTGAAGAAGCGGTGGATTGCCGTCACCTCGCCGGTGGCGCGCGCGCTCATCGGTAAAAAGGTGGGCGACATCGCCACGGTGCAGAGCCCCGGCGGCGTGCGCGAGCTGGAAGTCCAGGAGATCCGCTTCGAGGAGCCCGAGGAAGAGGCCCCGGCGAGCGGGAGCTGA
- a CDS encoding M15 family metallopeptidase, producing the protein MSLALLRWGVFILLCLFAPQAVAGDAKPRRSEAKGSRLVRLKNGQLLHTDAADAYRRMKAEARSKNIYLWVHSGYRSPAKQRRLYERYRKGKGPQAARPGRSNHQRGLAVDLVIGGVKTPTYDWLVSNACRFGFKRTVRSEPWHWEYRPHSTREPKPGRDCVGRPLKRQRPQSPPVASTEKS; encoded by the coding sequence ATGTCGCTCGCGCTGCTCCGCTGGGGAGTCTTCATCCTCCTGTGTCTTTTCGCGCCCCAAGCCGTCGCCGGCGACGCAAAGCCCCGGCGAAGTGAGGCGAAGGGCAGTCGGCTCGTTCGTCTCAAGAACGGCCAGTTGCTTCATACCGACGCCGCGGACGCGTACCGGCGGATGAAGGCCGAAGCGCGTTCGAAGAACATCTACCTCTGGGTCCACAGCGGCTACCGCTCCCCCGCGAAGCAGCGCCGGCTCTATGAGCGCTACCGCAAGGGCAAGGGGCCCCAGGCGGCACGGCCCGGGCGCTCCAACCATCAGCGAGGCCTCGCGGTGGACCTGGTCATCGGCGGTGTCAAGACACCGACCTATGACTGGCTCGTGTCGAATGCATGCCGCTTCGGATTCAAGCGCACGGTGCGCTCCGAGCCCTGGCATTGGGAGTACCGCCCACACAGCACCCGCGAGCCGAAGCCGGGGCGTGACTGCGTGGGCCGCCCCTTGAAGCGTCAACGGCCCCAATCTCCGCCCGTGGCGAGCACCGAGAAGAGCTGA
- a CDS encoding MBL fold metallo-hydrolase: MLTEVQAGPYTVRGVSVGGVYTSLQVPELDVVLDVGLPIRSFCGSDRIFLSHAHPDHASGLGSLLGIRRLIGKGAPQVFLPAEIEENVQASLAVMSRLHHTSMEVHTVPMLPGDVRPLGQGLFVRAFRTHHPVPSLGYQFFRRVAKLRLEHQSLPPQEIARRRQAGEALFDEVERLELAYATDTLSRVLDTEPGLFDSRVLILECTFVDARHSVQDAQAKAHLHVDELLARADQFRNEALVLMHFSQALPPESVHATLRARLPPSLAERVRVFAPEAGRWFG, from the coding sequence ATGCTCACTGAAGTCCAGGCAGGTCCCTACACCGTCCGAGGCGTGTCCGTGGGCGGCGTGTACACGTCGCTCCAGGTCCCCGAACTGGACGTAGTGCTCGACGTGGGGCTACCCATTCGCTCCTTCTGTGGCTCGGACCGCATCTTCTTGAGCCACGCGCACCCGGACCATGCCAGCGGGCTCGGCTCGCTGCTCGGCATCCGTCGGCTCATCGGCAAGGGGGCACCCCAGGTCTTCCTGCCCGCGGAGATCGAGGAGAACGTCCAGGCGTCGCTCGCCGTGATGTCGCGGCTGCACCACACCTCCATGGAGGTGCACACCGTGCCGATGTTGCCAGGGGACGTGCGGCCCCTGGGGCAAGGTCTGTTCGTTCGCGCATTCCGGACGCATCACCCGGTGCCGTCGCTCGGCTACCAGTTCTTTCGCCGTGTCGCGAAGCTCCGGCTCGAGCACCAGTCACTCCCGCCTCAGGAAATCGCCAGGCGGCGGCAAGCAGGCGAAGCGCTCTTCGACGAAGTGGAGCGGCTGGAGTTGGCCTATGCCACCGATACCCTGTCCCGCGTCCTGGACACGGAGCCAGGCCTCTTCGACTCGCGCGTGCTCATCCTCGAGTGCACCTTCGTCGACGCGCGCCACTCCGTGCAGGACGCTCAGGCGAAGGCGCATCTCCACGTGGACGAACTCCTCGCGCGCGCGGACCAGTTCCGCAACGAGGCCCTGGTCCTGATGCACTTCAGCCAGGCGCTTCCTCCTGAATCCGTCCACGCCACGTTGCGCGCGCGACTGCCGCCGTCGCTGGCCGAACGCGTCCGCGTCTTCGCTCCCGAAGCGGGCCGTTGGTTCGGGTGA
- a CDS encoding FAD-dependent monooxygenase, with translation MSTSSPRHVLVAGAGIGGLTLACALRRAGLSVTVFERSDALKWVGAGLTVQMNASAALRRIGLCDEVAQAGACPTDSAILKPSGSALTRLPVTRIQEELGLPLVCVHRARLQSVLMAHAGEENVRLGLTVTAFHDDGQTVTVRLSDGSSVTGDALVGADGLRSVVRGALLGDAPLRYSGYTSWRGVCPDVPSATPGLVSETWGRGARFGVVPIGFGQTYWFATQNAPAGEQDAPGETRARLQSLFGGWHAPIADLIAATDEANIIRTDIHDRPPASRWSRGRVTLLGDAAHPMTPNMGQGGCQAIEDAVVLAELLAGEGPVDAALAAYEQRRLGRANSFVTRSWSLGRVAQWESSAGRFIRNALFQLVPQGFAARQVRALVRDAE, from the coding sequence ATGAGCACGTCATCGCCCAGGCATGTTCTCGTGGCTGGGGCTGGAATTGGTGGACTCACGCTGGCTTGCGCGCTTCGGCGCGCGGGCCTCTCCGTCACTGTCTTCGAGCGCTCCGACGCCTTGAAATGGGTGGGCGCGGGCCTCACGGTTCAGATGAACGCCTCGGCGGCCCTGCGCCGCATCGGCCTGTGTGACGAGGTGGCCCAGGCCGGTGCGTGTCCCACGGACAGCGCGATTCTGAAGCCGTCGGGTTCGGCGCTCACGCGGCTTCCGGTGACTCGGATTCAGGAGGAGCTGGGGCTGCCTCTGGTGTGTGTCCACAGGGCGCGGCTCCAGTCCGTGCTGATGGCCCATGCCGGGGAGGAGAACGTCCGGCTGGGGCTCACCGTGACGGCGTTTCACGACGATGGCCAGACGGTGACGGTGCGGTTGTCGGACGGCAGCTCGGTGACGGGCGATGCGCTGGTGGGGGCGGACGGGCTGCGCTCGGTGGTGCGTGGGGCGCTGCTGGGCGACGCGCCGCTGCGCTATTCGGGCTACACGAGCTGGCGGGGCGTGTGCCCAGACGTCCCGAGCGCGACGCCGGGACTTGTTTCAGAGACGTGGGGGCGTGGGGCGCGCTTCGGTGTGGTGCCCATTGGCTTCGGGCAAACGTACTGGTTCGCCACGCAGAATGCTCCGGCCGGAGAGCAGGATGCCCCCGGGGAGACACGGGCCCGGTTGCAGTCCCTCTTCGGCGGGTGGCACGCGCCCATCGCGGACCTGATTGCCGCGACGGACGAAGCGAACATCATCCGCACGGACATCCACGACCGGCCGCCTGCCAGCCGCTGGAGCCGGGGCCGGGTGACTTTGTTGGGAGACGCCGCGCACCCGATGACGCCCAACATGGGGCAGGGCGGGTGTCAGGCCATCGAGGATGCCGTGGTGCTGGCCGAGCTGCTGGCCGGGGAGGGCCCCGTGGACGCGGCGCTGGCGGCCTACGAGCAACGTCGGCTCGGGCGTGCCAACAGCTTCGTGACGCGTTCATGGAGCCTGGGGCGCGTGGCCCAGTGGGAGAGTTCAGCGGGGCGCTTCATTCGTAATGCGCTCTTCCAACTCGTGCCTCAAGGGTTCGCCGCCCGGCAGGTCCGAGCGTTGGTGCGCGACGCCGAGTAG
- a CDS encoding MGMT family protein yields the protein MSTPPRDERDYFERIYTVTTQVPPGQVATYGDIAVIVGDGCDARVVGHALGALGARADSVPWQRVINRTGGISTSGYGQREALEAEGVTFDERDHVRMASHHWTGPSETWARAHGFQPLPPREVKTPDAQLKLF from the coding sequence ATGTCCACACCGCCACGCGACGAGCGCGACTACTTCGAGCGCATCTACACCGTCACCACGCAAGTGCCACCTGGGCAGGTGGCCACATATGGGGACATCGCCGTCATCGTCGGTGATGGCTGCGATGCCCGCGTCGTGGGACATGCACTGGGCGCGTTGGGCGCCCGCGCGGACAGCGTGCCCTGGCAACGCGTCATCAACCGCACGGGTGGCATCAGCACCTCCGGCTACGGACAGCGCGAGGCCCTGGAGGCGGAGGGCGTCACCTTCGACGAGCGCGACCACGTCCGGATGGCGTCACACCATTGGACGGGCCCCAGCGAGACGTGGGCCCGCGCACATGGATTCCAGCCGTTGCCTCCGCGCGAAGTGAAGACTCCGGACGCGCAATTGAAACTGTTCTGA
- a CDS encoding mucoidy inhibitor MuiA family protein — protein MGTPFILPVVKVTVLEDRALVERRGEIPLSVGTQRLVIQGLSPLAVDRSLQAKVAGGTISQARIRRATKPQPPEAEREHRTALGKRVAELEQELRRVVADETRLAARLRLLDTARADVHRAISEQAGAGQSRPETWREQLETVRREQLSADSALREAERRTLRLREQFDEARASQTAVELLEPTVDTQAELEVGHPTGGPATLSVTYLVPCTAWRPSYRATLSREASGESVTLECEAVVWQRTGEEWKDVELAFSTARPTLGATPPRLQEDRLWLRDKTEREKQVVEVAIREEVIQTAGEAGAARRDDALPGMDDGGEPLTVTAPHRASVPPDGEPYRVPLFQFTAPAASELVAMPEQSPLVHRVARFDNTGPTVLLAGPVKLVRTHGYVGRAQLRFTGKGERVKLGFGSEDALRVARTEDVGRETSRLTGRKVTTHKVRLFLSNMGAKSVPVAIEERIPVSEVESVEIQLQRESTKPAPARVSEDGIVRFELTASPRSQQELAMDYVVTSAAKVAGL, from the coding sequence ATGGGCACCCCTTTCATCCTGCCCGTGGTCAAGGTCACCGTCCTCGAGGACCGGGCGCTCGTCGAGCGGCGGGGGGAGATTCCCCTGTCCGTGGGAACGCAGCGACTGGTCATCCAGGGACTGTCCCCGCTCGCCGTGGACCGCTCGCTCCAGGCGAAGGTCGCGGGTGGCACCATCTCCCAGGCACGCATCCGCCGGGCGACGAAGCCGCAACCACCCGAGGCCGAGCGCGAACACCGCACGGCGCTCGGAAAGCGCGTCGCGGAGCTGGAGCAGGAGCTCCGGCGCGTGGTCGCGGACGAAACCCGGCTGGCGGCGCGGCTGCGGCTGTTGGACACCGCGCGCGCCGATGTCCACCGCGCCATCTCCGAGCAGGCAGGCGCCGGACAGTCGCGGCCGGAGACGTGGCGGGAGCAGTTGGAGACGGTGCGCCGCGAGCAACTGTCGGCGGACTCGGCGCTCCGAGAGGCTGAGCGCCGGACGCTGCGACTGCGGGAACAGTTCGACGAAGCACGGGCCTCGCAGACGGCTGTCGAGCTCCTGGAGCCAACGGTCGACACCCAGGCCGAGCTGGAGGTGGGCCACCCCACGGGCGGGCCCGCCACGCTGTCCGTCACGTACCTGGTGCCCTGCACGGCCTGGCGGCCGTCCTACCGCGCAACGCTGTCCCGCGAAGCCTCCGGTGAGTCCGTCACACTGGAGTGCGAGGCCGTCGTCTGGCAGCGCACCGGTGAGGAGTGGAAGGACGTGGAGCTGGCGTTCTCCACCGCGCGCCCCACGCTGGGCGCCACGCCGCCGCGGCTCCAGGAGGACCGGCTGTGGCTGCGGGACAAGACGGAGCGCGAGAAGCAGGTGGTGGAGGTGGCCATCCGTGAGGAGGTCATCCAGACCGCGGGCGAGGCCGGCGCTGCCCGACGGGACGATGCGCTACCGGGCATGGACGACGGAGGTGAACCGCTGACGGTGACGGCCCCGCATCGGGCCAGCGTGCCACCGGACGGCGAGCCCTACCGCGTGCCCCTGTTCCAGTTCACCGCGCCCGCTGCCTCCGAGCTGGTGGCCATGCCGGAGCAGTCCCCCCTGGTGCACCGGGTGGCCCGGTTCGACAACACGGGCCCCACGGTGTTGCTCGCGGGCCCCGTGAAGCTGGTGCGCACTCACGGCTATGTGGGGCGTGCGCAGCTGCGTTTCACCGGCAAGGGCGAGCGCGTGAAGCTGGGCTTCGGCAGCGAGGACGCGCTGCGCGTGGCACGAACGGAGGACGTGGGACGGGAGACCAGCCGGCTCACCGGCCGCAAGGTGACGACGCACAAGGTGCGACTGTTCCTCTCCAACATGGGCGCGAAGTCGGTGCCGGTGGCCATCGAGGAGCGGATTCCCGTCTCCGAGGTGGAGTCGGTGGAAATCCAGTTGCAGAGGGAGAGCACGAAGCCCGCGCCCGCGCGCGTCAGCGAGGATGGCATCGTCCGCTTCGAGCTGACGGCGTCGCCCCGCTCGCAGCAGGAGCTGGCGATGGACTACGTGGTGACGAGCGCGGCGAAGGTGGCCGGGCTCTGA
- a CDS encoding FHA domain-containing protein, protein MLSVQELRGLGAALPPSAFQRQLGPFALIQRPPSEASTAVLAPTRMAAPSEIEQGMLALLFEFEHLRVATLPPLNATDRLRIGRRMDCDLVVDDASVSKMHAELRWNEADQRCTVQDLGSTNGTFLNARSLGGREAVLRDGDILSVGNVQFWYLLTRTLHERLRAGEATGLGSRSG, encoded by the coding sequence GTGCTGTCCGTCCAGGAATTGCGCGGGCTCGGTGCCGCCCTGCCCCCCAGTGCCTTCCAGCGTCAACTGGGGCCTTTTGCACTCATCCAGCGCCCGCCTTCCGAGGCCTCGACCGCCGTGCTCGCCCCCACCCGCATGGCGGCGCCCTCGGAAATCGAACAGGGCATGCTGGCCTTGCTGTTCGAGTTCGAACACCTGCGCGTGGCCACCCTGCCGCCGCTCAACGCCACCGACCGGCTGCGCATTGGCCGCCGCATGGACTGCGACCTGGTCGTCGACGACGCGTCCGTGTCCAAGATGCACGCGGAGCTGCGGTGGAACGAAGCCGACCAGCGCTGCACCGTGCAGGACCTGGGCTCCACCAACGGCACCTTCCTCAACGCCCGCTCCCTGGGTGGCCGCGAGGCCGTGCTGCGCGACGGCGACATCCTCAGCGTGGGCAACGTGCAGTTCTGGTACCTGCTCACCCGTACCCTGCATGAGCGCCTGCGCGCGGGCGAAGCCACTGGACTGGGCTCGCGCAGCGGCTGA